In Candidatus Epulonipiscium viviparus, one DNA window encodes the following:
- a CDS encoding DMT family transporter yields the protein MQTMNKSKLKFTRLNNRTKGILFILVSALSFALMSACIKIVGPLPIFQKVFFRNLISLFIATALVLKHKSSFVGKPENRKYLILRAVLGTAGIIFNFYAIEQLVLSDATMLNKLSPLFVILFSYLFLKEHINRNQIVAITIAFLGALLILKPSFNSDMIPGISGILGALSAGAGYTCLRILKTEPYYRTVFAFSAVSCAIVLPFAIYFYLPMTSFQFLTLMLAGVFATITQFSLTLAYSFAPAREISIFDYSNIIFSAIISYFLFYELPDILSIIGYFVIFGASLYMFLYQKNNTSSKTS from the coding sequence ATGCAAACGATGAACAAATCCAAGTTGAAATTTACCCGTCTTAACAATCGCACCAAAGGCATTTTGTTTATACTAGTATCTGCTCTTAGCTTTGCACTTATGTCAGCTTGTATTAAAATAGTGGGGCCACTGCCAATATTTCAAAAAGTTTTCTTCAGAAATCTCATCAGTCTGTTTATTGCCACTGCCCTAGTGCTTAAACATAAAAGCAGTTTTGTTGGCAAACCCGAAAATCGAAAATATTTAATTTTGCGTGCAGTACTCGGAACAGCTGGAATAATTTTTAACTTCTATGCAATAGAGCAGCTTGTCTTATCCGATGCCACAATGCTCAACAAGTTATCTCCGCTATTTGTAATCTTATTTTCATACTTATTTTTAAAGGAACATATAAATCGAAATCAAATAGTCGCCATTACAATTGCCTTTTTAGGTGCGTTACTTATACTAAAGCCAAGCTTCAACTCGGATATGATCCCTGGTATTTCTGGAATATTAGGTGCTCTCAGCGCTGGTGCCGGCTATACTTGTTTGCGCATTTTAAAGACGGAGCCCTACTATAGAACAGTATTCGCATTTAGTGCTGTCTCCTGCGCTATAGTGCTTCCATTTGCAATATATTTTTATTTACCAATGACATCATTTCAATTCCTTACACTAATGCTGGCCGGAGTTTTTGCAACAATAACGCAATTTTCACTAACATTAGCATATTCCTTTGCACCTGCTCGTGAAATTTCAATTTTTGACTATAGCAATATAATTTTTTCTGCAATCATCAGCTATTTCTTGTTTTACGAATTACCCGATATCCTAAGCATTATAGGATATTTTGTAATCTTCGGAGCTTCATTATATATGTTTCTATATCAGAAAAACAACACTTCCTCAAAAACTTCTTAA
- a CDS encoding glycoside hydrolase family 28 protein — translation MIYNIYDFGAKGDSLTDDTDSLQQAIDKCSFEGGGIVLVDDGTFKVGTIYFKDDVTIEVGIRGKIIAQTERHFYKDDTHHQMYTRETHMDKCLFFAKECKNIGLTGRGEIDGCGSEFKKFRPMLFRYLDCENIRITNIKLRNPASWTNAFIGCNNIWVDGIDIKSRANNNGDGLDFDGCENVFVSNCKFDCSDDCICLQNSYFDRVCKNIVVTNCIFSSRWAGMRIGLLSCGPIEFLTVSNCIFSNIDCSGLKIQSAEGSNVSHMTFTNLVMNNVQRPIFMTANKFREKTNTETAIETPSVVSDMTFSNIISRSYDKNKQLLVENQPSCIVLDCEGDNTISDIVIKNVTMQTYGKQDSPFLNDYSKIPTHSNIRGECKNYHGNLPASALFARNIKNLHYSGLQISEKHKTHNKDICII, via the coding sequence ATGATTTACAATATTTATGACTTTGGAGCCAAAGGAGATAGTTTAACCGATGATACCGATAGTCTTCAACAAGCAATCGATAAATGTTCTTTTGAAGGTGGCGGCATAGTATTAGTTGACGATGGCACTTTCAAAGTGGGCACTATTTATTTTAAAGATGATGTCACCATTGAAGTGGGTATACGTGGCAAAATTATTGCTCAAACTGAACGACATTTTTATAAAGATGACACTCACCATCAGATGTATACTAGAGAGACCCATATGGATAAGTGCCTTTTCTTTGCCAAAGAGTGCAAAAATATTGGACTTACTGGCAGAGGGGAAATTGATGGATGCGGCAGTGAGTTTAAGAAATTTAGGCCTATGCTTTTCAGATATCTTGATTGTGAAAACATCCGCATTACTAATATCAAGTTGCGCAACCCTGCATCTTGGACGAATGCTTTCATTGGCTGCAATAATATTTGGGTTGATGGTATTGACATCAAATCTCGCGCTAACAACAATGGGGATGGCCTTGATTTTGATGGTTGTGAAAATGTTTTTGTCTCCAATTGCAAATTTGATTGCAGCGACGATTGTATTTGTCTGCAAAATTCATACTTTGACCGCGTTTGTAAAAATATTGTCGTTACTAACTGCATCTTCTCTAGCAGATGGGCTGGCATGAGAATCGGACTTCTTAGCTGTGGACCAATTGAATTTCTGACTGTAAGCAATTGTATTTTTTCTAATATTGATTGTTCTGGACTAAAAATTCAATCTGCAGAAGGATCAAATGTATCTCATATGACATTTACCAACTTAGTTATGAACAATGTTCAGCGCCCTATTTTCATGACTGCCAATAAATTTCGCGAAAAAACTAATACAGAAACTGCGATAGAAACTCCGTCTGTTGTCTCTGACATGACTTTTAGCAATATTATTTCTCGCAGCTACGATAAAAATAAACAACTACTAGTAGAAAACCAACCGTCATGCATCGTTCTCGACTGCGAGGGTGATAACACCATTAGCGATATTGTCATTAAAAATGTCACTATGCAAACTTATGGAAAACAGGACTCACCATTTTTAAACGATTACTCTAAAATTCCAACACATAGCAATATCCGTGGCGAATGCAAAAATTATCATGGCAACCTTCCGGCTTCTGCACTTTTTGCAAGAAATATCAAAAATTTACACTATAGTGGACTACAAATTTCTGAAAAACATAAAACTCATAATAAAGATATTTGTATTATCTGA
- a CDS encoding glycoside hydrolase family 28 protein, translating into MKYLSDFNILPSFTTIQTAAIQDAINQTSAAGEILVFNKGTYLTGLLEMKDNTAIEFETGTAIIGSSQLSDYEGSAELFVDAVGSQRGRCLLYAHSKQNISLKGSCVIDGRLHNFSKDLPEYAKRPFLLNFINCKNITLDGILFKNSPAWMLCISKCNGFTIENVTIFSRTGGNNDGIDINSSQNGVIRNCVIDTDDDAVCIKSTYDSPCENILIEDCMLCTNWGAFKIGTESMGDIKNIHIRNCFMHDVKGGAIKILSADGANISDIVVENITFLDVTGPIFITNGNRLRSYYETNTRTVAGKISNVTIKNISGNVKNALKHDASKVLNPHPAVIAMTGMANTKLENITLSNIDLIFESGEFTASEKISEIGSGYPEFNRIGIPPASKIFAINIDNLIMDNVSIELENTSSLPEVILENVNK; encoded by the coding sequence ATGAAATATTTATCTGATTTTAATATCCTACCTTCATTTACAACTATACAAACAGCAGCCATTCAAGATGCTATTAATCAAACAAGTGCCGCTGGAGAAATTTTGGTTTTTAACAAAGGAACGTATCTTACAGGTTTACTAGAAATGAAAGACAATACTGCAATAGAATTTGAAACTGGCACTGCCATTATAGGCTCAAGTCAGCTATCAGACTACGAAGGATCTGCAGAATTATTTGTAGATGCTGTTGGCTCTCAACGCGGTCGCTGTCTCCTATATGCGCATAGCAAACAAAATATTTCGTTAAAAGGCAGCTGCGTAATCGATGGTAGACTTCATAATTTTAGCAAAGATTTACCAGAATATGCCAAGCGACCATTTTTGCTCAATTTTATAAACTGTAAAAATATTACTTTAGATGGAATTTTGTTTAAAAACTCACCTGCCTGGATGCTCTGTATTTCTAAATGCAATGGATTTACTATCGAAAACGTTACCATTTTCAGTAGAACTGGAGGCAATAACGACGGCATAGATATAAATTCATCTCAAAATGGTGTAATTCGAAATTGTGTTATCGATACTGATGACGATGCTGTTTGTATAAAAAGCACTTACGATTCTCCGTGTGAAAATATTTTAATCGAAGATTGCATGCTTTGCACAAACTGGGGAGCATTTAAAATTGGAACCGAATCAATGGGTGATATAAAAAATATCCATATCCGTAACTGCTTTATGCACGATGTTAAGGGTGGTGCGATTAAAATACTTTCAGCAGATGGAGCAAATATTTCTGATATTGTCGTAGAAAATATAACATTCTTGGATGTTACGGGGCCTATTTTTATTACTAACGGAAACCGTTTACGCAGCTACTATGAAACGAACACTCGCACCGTTGCTGGAAAAATTTCTAATGTTACGATTAAAAATATATCTGGCAATGTAAAAAATGCATTAAAACATGATGCATCCAAAGTACTAAATCCGCATCCAGCAGTAATTGCTATGACAGGTATGGCAAATACCAAATTAGAAAACATTACTCTTAGTAATATCGATTTGATATTTGAAAGTGGTGAATTTACCGCATCAGAAAAAATCTCAGAAATAGGTTCGGGATATCCGGAATTTAATCGTATTGGCATTCCACCGGCTTCAAAGATTTTTGCAATAAATATTGATAACTTGATAATGGATAATGTTAGCATTGAATTGGAGAATACTTCTAGTTTACCAGAAGTCATATTGGAGAATGTTAATAAATAG
- a CDS encoding Dabb family protein: MVKHIVLMKMKEESKAKTEEFRELLVSMKENIALIKTLEVGVNIKPSPRSFDISIEACFDSEQDLQSYLDHPYHTGPILEFLREVTNGVSVIDYNI, from the coding sequence ATGGTAAAGCATATAGTATTAATGAAAATGAAAGAAGAATCAAAAGCAAAGACAGAGGAATTTAGAGAGTTGCTAGTTTCTATGAAAGAGAATATTGCTCTAATTAAAACTTTAGAAGTGGGAGTTAATATAAAACCGAGCCCTCGTTCTTTTGATATATCTATAGAAGCATGTTTTGATTCAGAACAAGATTTACAGTCTTATTTGGATCATCCATATCATACTGGACCAATCTTAGAATTTTTGAGAGAAGTAACTAACGGAGTATCGGTAATAGATTACAATATTTAA
- the aroQ gene encoding type II 3-dehydroquinate dehydratase yields the protein MKICIINGPNLNFLGTREPHIYGHETLSDIEAGLEAFAHKNGIELSFFQSNCEGEIIDHLQKCYHDKIDGIIINPGAYSHTSYAIADAIKSISIDVIEVHISNIYKRESFRAHSVTAAAAVGVISGLGTAGYKLALNYFVN from the coding sequence ATGAAAATTTGTATAATAAATGGACCTAATTTAAATTTTTTAGGAACTAGAGAACCCCATATATATGGACATGAAACTTTATCAGATATAGAAGCAGGCTTAGAGGCATTTGCACACAAAAATGGGATAGAGTTATCTTTCTTTCAGTCAAATTGTGAAGGTGAAATAATTGATCATTTGCAAAAATGCTATCATGATAAAATAGATGGAATTATAATTAATCCTGGTGCATATAGTCATACTAGCTATGCTATTGCAGATGCAATAAAGAGTATTAGCATTGATGTGATAGAAGTGCATATTTCCAATATCTATAAACGAGAAAGTTTTAGAGCACACAGTGTAACTGCAGCTGCAGCGGTAGGGGTAATTTCTGGACTGGGTACTGCGGGATATAAATTGGCGTTAAACTATTTTGTAAACTAA
- the aroE gene encoding shikimate dehydrogenase has translation MNLEQARGQINQIDKELMQLFVQRMECVIEVAKFKLENDMPIFQPEREDEIIQNNLELLQNAGLKPYARKMLVYLMEISKEYQSHILEIESNIPKLAAKKYGLLGEKLSHSLSPDIHEHFFELVNLKASYVLNQIHKNRINSVVEAAKSMDIDGLNVTIPYKESVIPQLDKISEEAHKIGAVNTIKIVGDRAFGYNTDYFGIGEMLKFGNVVVKANDFYVLGAGGSAKSVVCYLLDHGATKVVLVTRNKTKAAENFKNIKIIDYAEFEELEKAYCVINTTPVGMYPNCEASPISEDKIKCFSAAVDLIYNPLETNFLKLAKTNGLIAVNGLYMLVAQAIKAQEIWQERIYPATIMATIYKKLESILKLKQESIYLIGFMGAGKSTVGKLLAKTLNIPFVDIDNYIEDTEKVAIKEIFANYGEDYFRELEFKALSQCDDLPKVYATGGGILMNTSSREYLSKKRCIYLKNDIDTLYERIKDDANRPLVDTKESLAQRLADRKEAYEGVSSMQVCTKNLNVTEVVEKIIELMGV, from the coding sequence ATGAATCTTGAACAAGCAAGAGGGCAAATCAATCAGATAGATAAAGAGCTTATGCAGCTATTTGTACAACGAATGGAATGTGTGATAGAAGTTGCAAAGTTTAAGTTGGAAAATGATATGCCAATTTTTCAGCCAGAAAGAGAAGATGAGATTATTCAGAATAATTTGGAGCTGCTTCAGAATGCTGGTTTGAAGCCTTATGCAAGAAAAATGCTAGTTTATTTAATGGAAATAAGCAAAGAATATCAATCGCATATTTTGGAAATTGAAAGTAATATTCCAAAGCTTGCAGCAAAAAAGTATGGTTTGCTAGGTGAAAAATTATCTCATAGCTTATCGCCAGACATTCATGAACATTTTTTCGAATTGGTAAATTTAAAAGCTAGTTATGTATTAAATCAAATTCACAAAAATAGAATAAATTCTGTAGTAGAGGCTGCGAAGTCTATGGATATAGATGGACTAAATGTGACTATTCCTTATAAGGAAAGTGTTATTCCGCAGCTGGATAAAATTTCTGAAGAGGCTCATAAAATTGGAGCAGTAAATACTATTAAAATAGTTGGTGACAGAGCATTTGGTTATAATACGGATTATTTTGGAATTGGCGAAATGCTAAAGTTTGGTAACGTAGTTGTGAAAGCAAATGATTTTTATGTCTTGGGAGCAGGTGGTTCTGCAAAGAGTGTGGTATGTTATTTACTCGATCACGGTGCAACTAAGGTAGTTTTGGTAACAAGAAATAAAACTAAGGCAGCAGAGAATTTTAAAAATATAAAAATTATTGATTATGCGGAATTTGAAGAACTAGAAAAAGCATATTGCGTTATTAATACAACACCAGTTGGAATGTATCCTAATTGTGAGGCGAGCCCTATTAGTGAAGATAAAATTAAGTGCTTTAGCGCTGCAGTGGATTTGATATACAATCCGTTAGAAACCAATTTCTTAAAACTTGCTAAGACAAATGGGTTAATTGCAGTTAATGGATTATACATGTTAGTTGCTCAGGCTATTAAGGCTCAAGAAATATGGCAAGAACGAATATATCCTGCGACGATAATGGCTACTATTTATAAAAAATTAGAATCTATTCTAAAATTAAAGCAAGAGTCAATTTATTTGATAGGATTTATGGGAGCAGGCAAAAGTACAGTTGGTAAATTACTAGCAAAAACTTTAAATATACCGTTTGTAGATATTGATAATTATATAGAAGATACAGAAAAAGTTGCTATCAAAGAAATTTTTGCAAATTATGGTGAAGATTACTTTAGAGAACTAGAGTTTAAGGCATTAAGTCAATGCGATGATCTACCAAAGGTATATGCTACTGGTGGAGGGATTTTAATGAATACTTCTAGTAGAGAATATTTATCAAAAAAGCGATGCATTTATTTAAAAAATGATATTGATACACTTTATGAGCGAATTAAAGATGACGCCAATCGTCCATTAGTTGATACAAAAGAGAGTTTAGCACAAAGATTAGCAGATCGAAAAGAGGCATATGAAGGTGTGAGCTCTATGCAAGTATGTACTAAAAATTTGAACGTTACCGAAGTTGTAGAGAAGATTATTGAGTTAATGGGAGTATAA
- the pheA gene encoding prephenate dehydratase — MIVGYQGVPGSYSEQALIQLFGNEKNTKYYKEFEDVFAALKNDEIDYGILPIENSTTGSIVQNYDLLKKYGYYITAETSVKVEHNLLGISGAAIDDITHIFSHPQGFEQSTIFLKRLPNVKHVAYHNTAIGAEYVKKEAKKTNAAIASKRAAELYNLEILESNIQNNKENWTRFIVVSKEAESNQFSNKMTILFEIPHKIGSLYHILEEFAKSKINMSKIESRPVGDGTFSYCFYIDIEGNKDDDNIKNAFENISEITKDFKILGFYNKNV; from the coding sequence ATGATTGTTGGTTACCAGGGTGTGCCAGGTTCTTATAGTGAGCAAGCACTAATTCAACTTTTTGGAAATGAAAAAAATACAAAATATTATAAGGAATTTGAAGATGTTTTTGCGGCATTAAAAAATGATGAAATAGATTATGGAATTTTACCTATAGAAAATTCTACGACGGGTTCTATTGTACAAAATTATGATCTGTTAAAGAAATATGGTTATTATATAACTGCAGAAACAAGCGTAAAAGTTGAACATAATTTGTTGGGAATATCAGGAGCAGCTATCGACGACATAACTCATATATTTTCACACCCTCAAGGATTTGAGCAAAGTACAATTTTTTTGAAAAGGTTACCTAATGTAAAGCATGTGGCATATCATAATACTGCAATAGGGGCAGAGTATGTAAAAAAGGAAGCAAAAAAGACAAATGCTGCTATTGCCAGCAAAAGAGCTGCCGAACTATATAATCTAGAAATTCTTGAGTCTAATATTCAGAATAATAAAGAAAATTGGACTAGGTTTATTGTTGTATCAAAAGAAGCTGAAAGTAATCAGTTTAGTAACAAGATGACCATTTTATTTGAAATTCCACATAAAATAGGAAGCTTATATCATATATTAGAAGAATTCGCTAAATCAAAAATAAATATGTCAAAAATTGAATCAAGGCCAGTGGGTGACGGTACGTTTTCTTATTGTTTTTATATTGATATAGAAGGTAATAAAGATGATGACAATATAAAAAATGCATTTGAGAATATTAGTGAAATTACTAAAGATTTCAAAATACTAGGATTTTATAACAAAAATGTTTAG
- the aroC gene encoding chorismate synthase, translated as MNNTFGKNIGISIFGESHGAGIGVVIGGLPAGIELDFKQIEKEMERRAPGRDKLSTARKESDLPIIQSGIWENHTTGAPLCALIKNSDTHSKDYSILKTNMRPGHADYTGNIRYAGFNDYRGGGHFSGRITAPLVFAGAVAKQILDKKGITIGAHISQIASIKDTKFDSQSVSSDDFGVLLKKELPVIDDSKIENMRAKILNAKADGDSVGGKIECAVVGIPAGLGNPFFDSVESIIAHLAFSVPAVKGIDFGAGDKFAEFYGSEANDEFYIKDGVVATKTNNNGGILGGITNGSPIIFEVIIKPTPSIAKEQDTVNIETKEEVKLQIKGRHDPCIVQRAVVVIEAIAAIAILELLNE; from the coding sequence ATGAATAATACATTTGGAAAAAATATTGGAATTTCTATATTTGGAGAATCACATGGAGCAGGCATTGGAGTGGTAATTGGTGGACTTCCTGCAGGAATTGAATTAGATTTTAAGCAAATAGAAAAAGAAATGGAAAGAAGAGCTCCTGGACGAGATAAGCTTTCTACCGCTAGAAAAGAAAGTGATTTGCCAATAATTCAAAGTGGAATATGGGAAAATCATACTACGGGAGCACCTTTGTGTGCATTAATCAAAAATTCAGATACTCACTCTAAAGATTACTCCATTTTAAAAACTAATATGCGTCCAGGTCATGCAGACTATACGGGAAACATTAGATATGCTGGGTTCAATGATTATAGAGGAGGCGGACATTTCTCTGGAAGAATTACTGCACCTTTAGTGTTTGCAGGAGCAGTTGCAAAGCAGATATTGGATAAAAAAGGAATAACAATAGGCGCACATATATCTCAAATTGCTTCTATTAAAGATACAAAATTTGATAGTCAATCTGTAAGCTCAGATGATTTCGGTGTACTTTTGAAAAAGGAATTGCCTGTAATTGACGACTCCAAAATAGAAAATATGCGTGCTAAAATTTTAAATGCAAAAGCAGATGGTGATTCTGTGGGTGGAAAAATTGAGTGCGCTGTTGTAGGAATTCCTGCTGGACTGGGAAATCCATTTTTTGATTCAGTAGAGAGTATAATTGCTCATCTGGCTTTTTCGGTGCCTGCAGTAAAAGGTATTGATTTTGGCGCAGGAGACAAATTTGCTGAGTTTTATGGAAGTGAAGCAAACGATGAATTTTATATAAAAGATGGAGTAGTGGCAACAAAAACTAATAATAATGGAGGAATTTTGGGTGGAATTACAAATGGTTCACCAATTATTTTTGAAGTTATTATTAAGCCAACTCCATCAATTGCTAAAGAGCAGGATACTGTTAATATTGAAACTAAAGAGGAAGTAAAATTGCAAATTAAAGGAAGACATGATCCATGTATTGTTCAGCGCGCTGTTGTAGTTATAGAAGCGATTGCTGCAATTGCAATACTTGAATTATTAAATGAATAG
- the aroA gene encoding 3-phosphoshikimate 1-carboxyvinyltransferase, producing MSRIKLMPTILKGEVEIPPSKSLAHRAIICASLSSGESIISNIDYSDDIIATISAVKALGANIKEESNTLYITGIQGKAVNDAIIDCNESGSTLRFFVPLATLFAESVRFVGQGNLGKRPLTPFYEIFDKQAIEYSYEDDELDLTIHGEIKADTFAIRGDISSQFISGLLFALPLLDKDSKIVLTTPLESIGYIDLTLQMLEMFGIKVENQNYETFIIEGKQNYKAINYKVEGDFSQAAFFLAAGALGNDIVVKNININSYQADKEVVALLKQIGAEVEITSTTVRAKKSKLDNIVMDGSECPDIVPIMALVLALCKGKNEINNVARLRIKECDRLAAINMELSKLGAKIQELPDSLKIEGVDKFNLTKVVSSHKDHRIAMTLAIAATVCENEVILEDYECVSKSYPAFWEDYQSLGGKIEYLEAVYE from the coding sequence ATGAGTCGAATAAAATTGATGCCTACTATATTAAAAGGTGAAGTAGAAATACCGCCATCTAAAAGCCTTGCACACAGAGCAATAATTTGTGCAAGTCTCTCCTCTGGGGAGAGTATTATCTCGAACATTGATTATTCTGATGATATTATTGCAACTATTAGTGCAGTAAAGGCATTAGGAGCTAATATAAAAGAAGAAAGTAACACATTATATATTACAGGAATTCAAGGAAAAGCAGTAAACGATGCCATTATTGATTGTAATGAATCTGGCTCAACACTTAGATTTTTTGTTCCATTAGCTACCTTGTTTGCAGAGAGCGTAAGATTTGTAGGGCAAGGAAATTTAGGCAAACGTCCATTAACACCGTTTTATGAAATTTTTGATAAGCAGGCAATAGAATATTCATATGAGGATGATGAGTTAGACTTAACTATCCATGGAGAAATTAAAGCAGATACATTTGCTATTCGTGGAGATATAAGTTCACAATTTATAAGTGGATTACTTTTTGCGTTACCTTTATTAGATAAAGATTCTAAAATTGTATTGACCACTCCGCTAGAGTCTATAGGGTATATTGACTTAACATTGCAAATGCTAGAAATGTTTGGTATTAAAGTAGAAAATCAAAACTATGAAACATTTATAATAGAAGGAAAACAAAATTATAAGGCTATCAATTATAAAGTAGAAGGAGATTTTTCTCAAGCGGCCTTTTTTTTAGCTGCAGGAGCATTGGGCAATGATATAGTTGTTAAAAATATTAATATCAATTCTTATCAGGCAGATAAAGAGGTTGTGGCACTTTTAAAACAAATCGGAGCAGAAGTGGAAATAACATCTACAACAGTGAGAGCTAAAAAATCTAAATTAGACAATATAGTGATGGATGGTTCGGAATGTCCTGATATTGTGCCTATTATGGCATTAGTTTTGGCATTATGTAAGGGCAAAAATGAAATTAACAATGTTGCTAGATTGCGTATAAAGGAATGTGATAGATTAGCGGCAATAAATATGGAGCTTTCTAAGTTAGGTGCTAAGATACAGGAATTGCCAGATAGTTTAAAAATTGAAGGTGTGGACAAATTCAATTTAACAAAAGTAGTTTCGAGTCATAAGGATCACAGAATTGCTATGACACTTGCTATTGCAGCGACAGTTTGTGAAAATGAAGTTATATTGGAAGATTACGAATGCGTTTCTAAATCATATCCAGCTTTTTGGGAAGACTATCAAAGTTTGGGAGGCAAGATAGAGTATCTGGAGGCAGTCTATGAATAA
- the aroB gene encoding 3-dehydroquinate synthase, with amino-acid sequence MKTIIVNLGENTYPIYIESALLESAGFLIRRHIPNAKKIFIVTDSNVIRHYAMSVKETIAKEGVEVTLKIIKAGEKSKNLNVLTSLYNDLVEAKITRSDAIVALGGGVVGDLAGFLASTYLRGVKFVQIPTSLLAQVDSSVGGKVAIDLPAGKNLVGSFYHPSLVIVDPTVLGTLDKRFLRDGLAEVIKYALIKDEELFNILNNVEDIEKLESSFAEIIYRCCNIKKEIVEMDERDTGERMILNFGHTIGHAIETVCGYEEYTHGEGVSIGMNAITGISEEMGLTVSGTHKKILQLLKKYELPTEMPKINKEKILSVMQLDKKNLDSNLNVVLLEKIGKAYIYKTDVTFFRGL; translated from the coding sequence GTGAAAACGATTATTGTTAATTTAGGTGAAAATACTTATCCAATATATATAGAATCTGCTCTTTTAGAATCTGCAGGTTTTTTAATTAGACGTCACATTCCAAATGCAAAAAAGATATTTATAGTAACAGATTCAAATGTTATAAGGCATTATGCAATGTCCGTAAAAGAAACTATCGCTAAAGAAGGGGTTGAAGTAACCCTAAAAATAATAAAGGCCGGAGAGAAAAGTAAAAATCTAAATGTATTAACATCGTTATATAACGATCTTGTAGAAGCGAAAATCACTAGAAGTGATGCTATAGTTGCTCTTGGTGGAGGTGTGGTTGGAGATTTAGCAGGATTTTTGGCATCAACTTATTTGAGAGGCGTAAAATTTGTTCAAATACCAACTTCGCTACTAGCACAGGTGGATTCAAGTGTGGGTGGAAAAGTAGCAATTGATTTACCAGCTGGAAAAAACTTAGTGGGTAGCTTCTATCATCCTTCTCTTGTTATAGTGGACCCAACGGTACTTGGAACTTTAGATAAACGATTTTTACGAGATGGCTTAGCAGAAGTGATTAAATATGCATTGATTAAAGATGAAGAACTATTTAATATTTTGAATAATGTGGAAGATATTGAAAAATTGGAATCAAGTTTTGCTGAAATAATTTATAGGTGTTGCAATATTAAAAAAGAAATAGTTGAAATGGATGAACGAGATACAGGCGAAAGAATGATCTTGAATTTTGGACATACAATAGGTCATGCGATAGAAACAGTATGTGGATATGAGGAATATACTCATGGAGAAGGTGTTTCTATTGGCATGAATGCGATCACTGGTATAAGTGAAGAAATGGGACTTACTGTTAGTGGAACTCATAAAAAAATTCTGCAGTTGTTAAAAAAATATGAACTGCCTACTGAAATGCCAAAAATAAATAAAGAGAAAATATTATCGGTGATGCAGCTTGATAAGAAAAATCTAGATTCCAATTTAAATGTAGTTTTATTAGAAAAAATTGGTAAGGCTTATATATATAAAACAGATGTAACATTTTTTAGAGGTTTATAA